A genomic window from Herbiconiux aconitum includes:
- a CDS encoding NUDIX hydrolase, with protein MPTPDFVLALREKIGHAPLWLTGITAVVTRGDELLLVRRSDTGAWTPVTGIVDPGEEPAVAAAREVLEEAAVVAHPVHLAWVHTIPMVTYPNGDQSQYLDLTFRMRYESGDPFPADGENTEARWFAPTELPEMSDDMRSRIRYALDEERAARFES; from the coding sequence ATGCCGACACCCGACTTCGTCTTGGCCCTCCGCGAGAAAATCGGGCACGCTCCGCTGTGGCTCACCGGCATCACTGCCGTGGTGACGCGCGGCGACGAACTGCTTCTGGTGCGACGGAGCGACACGGGCGCGTGGACTCCGGTGACCGGCATCGTCGACCCCGGCGAGGAGCCCGCCGTCGCCGCTGCACGCGAAGTGCTCGAGGAGGCGGCCGTAGTGGCGCATCCGGTGCACCTGGCATGGGTGCACACCATCCCGATGGTCACCTACCCGAATGGCGACCAGTCGCAGTACCTCGACCTCACCTTCCGTATGCGCTACGAATCCGGCGACCCTTTCCCGGCCGACGGCGAAAACACGGAGGCACGCTGGTTCGCCCCCACCGAACTGCCGGAGATGTCAGACGACATGCGGTCCCGCATCCGCTACGCCCTCGATGAGGAAAGGGCCGCCCGCTTCGAGTCGTGA
- a CDS encoding YciI family protein, with protein MKYMLIMRSTAEAIEASKSMDFTEIINAMGAYNESMVKAGVLIGGDGLTDAQEGFVVDFGGETPVVTDGPYGEVHELFNGFWIVEVSSREEAAQWASRAPLGAGSKLEVRRITDESDFEAFSDNEYIQKEKEWRGEGALG; from the coding sequence ATGAAGTACATGCTGATCATGCGCAGCACCGCTGAGGCGATCGAGGCGTCGAAGTCGATGGACTTCACCGAGATCATCAACGCGATGGGCGCCTACAACGAATCGATGGTCAAGGCCGGAGTGCTGATCGGCGGCGACGGACTGACGGATGCGCAAGAGGGCTTCGTCGTCGACTTCGGCGGCGAGACCCCGGTCGTCACCGACGGCCCCTACGGCGAGGTGCACGAGTTGTTCAACGGGTTCTGGATCGTGGAGGTGTCCTCCCGCGAGGAGGCCGCCCAGTGGGCGAGCCGGGCACCGCTCGGCGCCGGGTCGAAGCTCGAGGTGCGCCGCATCACCGACGAGAGCGACTTCGAAGCCTTCTCCGACAACGAGTACATCCAGAAAGAGAAGGAATGGCGCGGCGAGGGCGCGCTGGGCTGA
- a CDS encoding RNA polymerase sigma factor: MNPGPNGVDGASIHRTVDAVWRIESARIVATLAKVTGDFSLAEDLAQEAVIDALAQWPSAGVPQNPGAWLTAVAKRKAIDGWRRRERLDDRYRAIAHDLAELGDATDAGEPIDDDVLRLVFTACHPVLGREAQVALTLRVVGGLSTEEIARLFLVPVATVQQRIVRAKKTLAAAKTPFETPDPSEWSARLGSVLGVVYLIFTEGYSATSGDRWMRAELAGEALRLGRMVAGLVPREAEAHALVALMEFQASRFGARSRADGSPVLLADQDRARWDRAQIGRGVAALERADALGRGRGPYALQAAIAECHAVAPSVDDTDWERIVVLYEALGRIAPNPVVELNRAVAVSMAVGPASGLRIVDEISTSGALAGSYLLPSVRGELLARLGRVQEARSELTTAAGLVANDRQRQVLLDKAAALEE, translated from the coding sequence ATGAACCCCGGCCCGAACGGCGTCGACGGTGCGAGCATCCACCGCACCGTCGACGCCGTCTGGCGCATCGAGAGCGCGCGCATCGTCGCCACACTCGCGAAGGTGACCGGTGACTTCTCGCTCGCCGAAGACCTCGCTCAAGAGGCCGTGATCGACGCACTGGCGCAGTGGCCATCGGCCGGGGTGCCCCAGAATCCCGGTGCCTGGCTCACCGCCGTCGCGAAGCGCAAGGCCATCGACGGCTGGCGACGACGCGAGCGTCTCGACGACCGCTACCGAGCGATCGCCCACGATCTCGCAGAGCTCGGAGACGCAACCGACGCCGGCGAGCCCATCGACGACGACGTGCTGCGCCTCGTCTTCACCGCTTGCCACCCGGTGCTCGGGCGCGAGGCGCAGGTGGCGCTCACGTTGCGTGTGGTCGGGGGCCTCAGCACCGAGGAGATCGCGCGACTGTTCCTCGTGCCGGTGGCGACGGTGCAGCAGCGGATCGTGCGAGCCAAGAAGACCCTCGCTGCGGCGAAGACGCCGTTCGAGACGCCCGATCCGAGCGAATGGTCGGCGCGCCTCGGGTCGGTGTTGGGCGTGGTGTACCTCATCTTCACCGAGGGGTACTCCGCGACATCCGGAGACCGCTGGATGCGTGCCGAGCTGGCGGGAGAGGCACTCCGGCTCGGCCGCATGGTGGCGGGTCTGGTGCCGCGCGAAGCGGAGGCGCATGCTCTCGTGGCCCTGATGGAGTTCCAAGCTTCGCGGTTCGGAGCCCGCTCGCGCGCCGACGGCAGCCCCGTGCTGCTGGCCGACCAGGATCGCGCGCGCTGGGACCGCGCCCAGATCGGCCGCGGGGTCGCCGCACTGGAGCGAGCGGATGCGCTCGGTCGCGGGCGCGGGCCGTACGCCCTGCAGGCCGCTATCGCCGAATGCCATGCCGTGGCTCCGTCGGTCGACGACACCGACTGGGAGCGGATCGTGGTGCTCTACGAAGCCCTCGGCCGCATCGCGCCGAACCCGGTCGTGGAACTGAACCGTGCCGTGGCGGTGTCGATGGCGGTGGGGCCGGCATCCGGATTGCGCATCGTCGACGAGATATCCACGTCGGGTGCGCTGGCGGGCAGCTACCTGCTGCCGAGCGTTCGTGGCGAGCTGCTCGCCCGCTTGGGCCGGGTGCAGGAGGCCCGCTCGGAGCTCACGACGGCGGCGGGCCTCGTCGCGAATGACCGTCAGCGCCAGGTGCTGCTCGATAAGGCGGCAGCGCTCGAGGAGTAG
- a CDS encoding NAD(P)H-binding protein: MRVAITGGTGFVGRHLAERLGAADTVVVLRRTGVAIDDVEALAEAFAGCDAVAHCAGINREIGDQTFDHVHVEGTRAVVEAARRAGVKRIVMLSFLRARPDCGSGYHETKWAAEELIRHSGIEHTILKSGMIYGPGDHMVDHVTRAVRTFPVFATVGYRERTVRPIPVEEAVDVLVAALEGRIPDPTVAVMGAEELELGAAVRRIAGVAGRRPLYVRVPVWSIRVLAQLTEWAMVVPLVAKAQARMLGEGVSEAAPWAPELPDGIRPAQRFTEARIRAALPEGRFGWSDLRIARAIARRSDSTAKRPVRPAAEL, encoded by the coding sequence ATGCGGGTGGCCATCACGGGCGGTACCGGGTTCGTCGGGCGTCACCTCGCGGAGCGGCTCGGCGCTGCCGACACCGTGGTCGTGTTACGCCGCACGGGCGTCGCGATCGACGACGTCGAAGCGCTCGCCGAGGCATTCGCCGGCTGTGATGCCGTCGCCCACTGCGCCGGCATCAACCGGGAGATCGGCGACCAGACCTTCGACCACGTGCACGTCGAGGGCACCCGCGCCGTCGTCGAGGCAGCTCGCCGAGCCGGCGTGAAGCGCATCGTCATGCTCAGCTTCCTGCGCGCCCGTCCTGACTGCGGGTCGGGGTACCACGAGACGAAATGGGCCGCCGAAGAACTCATCCGGCATTCGGGCATCGAGCACACGATCCTCAAGTCGGGCATGATCTACGGCCCGGGCGACCACATGGTCGACCACGTCACCCGAGCCGTGCGCACCTTCCCGGTGTTCGCGACCGTCGGTTACCGCGAGCGCACCGTCCGGCCCATTCCGGTCGAGGAGGCGGTCGATGTGCTGGTCGCCGCCTTGGAGGGCCGCATCCCCGACCCCACCGTCGCCGTCATGGGAGCCGAAGAGCTCGAACTCGGGGCCGCCGTCCGCCGCATCGCCGGAGTCGCCGGCCGTCGGCCGTTGTACGTGCGCGTGCCGGTCTGGTCGATCCGCGTTCTCGCCCAGCTGACCGAATGGGCGATGGTGGTTCCGCTCGTCGCGAAGGCGCAGGCGCGGATGCTGGGTGAGGGTGTCAGCGAAGCGGCGCCGTGGGCGCCCGAGCTGCCCGACGGCATCCGTCCGGCCCAGCGGTTCACCGAGGCGCGCATCCGCGCTGCACTGCCTGAGGGGCGCTTCGGGTGGAGCGACCTGCGGATTGCGCGGGCGATCGCTCGGCGGAGTGACTCGACGGCGAAGCGTCCGGTCCGCCCGGCGGCCGAGCTGTAG
- a CDS encoding mycothiol transferase, whose amino-acid sequence MTPSIELLQDAFTRIRDTVRRAAGGLSEEELAVRVDPEANSVAWLVWHLTRVQDDHLADVAGTEQVWTAEGWFDRFGLPFAPDATGYAQSSAEVGQVAGISAELLIGYHEAVYASTVAYLHSLGDADLGRVVDHSWNPPVTLAVRLVSVLSDDLQHAGQASFVRGLVTRRS is encoded by the coding sequence ATGACCCCGAGCATCGAGCTGCTGCAGGATGCGTTCACACGCATCCGAGACACCGTCCGCCGCGCCGCCGGCGGCCTGAGCGAGGAGGAGCTGGCGGTCCGCGTCGACCCCGAGGCCAACTCGGTGGCTTGGCTGGTCTGGCACCTCACCCGGGTGCAGGACGACCACCTCGCCGACGTCGCCGGCACCGAGCAGGTATGGACGGCGGAGGGCTGGTTCGACCGCTTCGGTCTTCCCTTCGCTCCGGATGCGACGGGTTACGCGCAGTCGTCGGCCGAGGTCGGGCAGGTGGCCGGCATCTCCGCCGAGCTTCTCATCGGCTATCACGAAGCGGTTTACGCGTCGACCGTCGCCTACCTGCATTCACTCGGCGACGCCGATCTCGGTCGTGTGGTCGACCACAGCTGGAATCCACCGGTCACACTCGCGGTGCGCCTGGTGAGCGTGCTCTCCGACGACCTGCAGCATGCGGGGCAGGCATCCTTCGTGCGGGGGCTGGTGACCCGGCGGAGCTGA
- a CDS encoding transglycosylase domain-containing protein — translation MPERLNRFTERFQRVVDGTKRPVGMIALLSVVAALLVTVLAVPAMAVTGVYASRSVDVLDSLPDYIRPTTLAQKSEIYATNSDGSNTLLATVFDQNRQEVEWDDVSQYVKDAVVSTEDPRFYDHHGVDIASSLRAAVGNVTSGGVESGASTITMQYVRNILVQQAEMIDDPAQREAAYESATTESLDRKLQEMRLAIALEKQYSKDDILLGYLNIANFGGSVYGIEAAAEYYFGVSARDLSLAQAATLAATVNEPNGLRIDEPENIPDNEARRNEDVLASMLKHKAITQQQYDEAVATPVTPNITEPTTGCQAAANGAAYFCDYVTWIVKNDPSFGDSADQRWSNFKQGGYKIYTTLNTDLQANANETMQEYIPASYDGADLGSTIVTVQPGTGRILAMAQNTTFDDDPDTAAPGATAVNYNTDIDYGGSSGFQVGSTYKVFALAEWLKQGHTLSDRVSGNEREWDMSTFPNSCQTLGGPWEPANDGSSRPGTMSVQSALTNSVNNAFVAMAQQMDLCKIKDTAASLGVHRADGADLDTQPSSVLGTNEIAPVTMAASYAAIAANGLFCAPVAIDKIEGPDGTELTPPQANCAQALDPSIASTLAYAMLGPIESGTATASDPDDGITHIGKTGTTDNEKDTWMVGASTAAATAVWVGNVNGNVSMTEVDPNGYAGSTVRHRIWRSVMTANDDVLGGGDFPDPDRALVNGSSSRFDDDDSESDSDSTPTPTAPPTSTPNAPVPPVVPVDPAPPVDPGPTPPSTPAADPAE, via the coding sequence ATGCCCGAACGTCTCAACCGCTTCACCGAGCGCTTTCAGCGCGTCGTCGACGGCACAAAACGCCCGGTCGGAATGATCGCCCTGCTCAGTGTGGTGGCCGCTCTGCTCGTGACCGTGCTGGCCGTGCCGGCGATGGCCGTCACCGGTGTCTACGCCTCCCGGTCGGTGGATGTGCTCGACAGCCTGCCCGATTACATCCGACCCACGACCCTCGCGCAGAAGTCGGAGATCTACGCCACCAACAGCGACGGATCGAACACTCTCCTGGCTACCGTGTTCGACCAGAACCGGCAGGAAGTGGAGTGGGACGACGTGTCGCAGTATGTGAAGGATGCGGTGGTCTCCACCGAAGATCCGCGCTTCTACGACCACCACGGCGTCGACATCGCGTCGAGCCTCCGGGCCGCCGTGGGCAACGTGACGTCGGGCGGCGTCGAGAGCGGCGCATCCACCATCACCATGCAGTACGTGCGCAACATCCTGGTGCAGCAGGCCGAGATGATCGACGACCCCGCCCAGCGCGAAGCCGCCTACGAGTCGGCCACCACCGAGTCGCTCGACCGCAAGCTGCAGGAGATGCGGCTGGCGATCGCGCTCGAGAAACAGTATTCCAAAGACGACATCCTGCTCGGCTACCTCAACATCGCGAACTTCGGCGGCTCGGTCTACGGCATCGAAGCGGCCGCGGAGTACTACTTCGGCGTGAGCGCCCGCGATCTGAGCCTCGCCCAGGCCGCGACGCTCGCCGCCACCGTGAACGAACCGAACGGATTGCGGATCGACGAGCCCGAGAACATCCCGGACAACGAGGCTCGGCGCAATGAAGACGTACTCGCCTCGATGCTCAAGCACAAGGCGATCACCCAGCAGCAATACGACGAGGCGGTTGCCACGCCGGTGACGCCCAACATCACCGAGCCCACGACCGGATGTCAGGCTGCGGCGAACGGGGCAGCTTACTTCTGCGACTACGTGACCTGGATCGTGAAGAACGACCCCAGCTTCGGCGACTCCGCGGATCAGCGCTGGTCGAACTTCAAGCAGGGCGGCTACAAGATCTACACCACCCTCAACACCGATCTGCAGGCCAACGCGAACGAGACCATGCAGGAGTACATCCCGGCCAGCTACGACGGGGCCGACCTCGGCTCGACGATCGTCACCGTGCAGCCCGGCACCGGCCGCATCCTCGCCATGGCCCAGAACACCACCTTCGACGACGACCCCGACACCGCGGCGCCGGGTGCGACCGCGGTCAACTACAACACCGACATCGACTACGGGGGCTCCTCAGGGTTCCAGGTCGGCTCGACCTACAAGGTCTTCGCGCTGGCCGAATGGCTGAAACAGGGCCACACCCTCTCCGACCGCGTGAGCGGCAACGAGCGGGAGTGGGACATGTCGACCTTCCCGAACTCCTGCCAGACGCTCGGCGGCCCGTGGGAGCCGGCGAACGACGGCAGCTCCCGGCCCGGCACCATGTCGGTGCAGAGTGCTCTGACCAACTCGGTGAACAACGCCTTCGTGGCGATGGCGCAGCAGATGGACCTCTGCAAGATCAAAGACACCGCAGCCTCGCTCGGCGTGCACCGCGCCGACGGCGCCGACCTCGACACCCAGCCCTCGTCGGTGCTCGGCACCAACGAGATCGCGCCGGTGACGATGGCGGCCTCCTATGCAGCCATCGCGGCGAACGGCCTGTTCTGCGCACCGGTCGCGATCGACAAGATCGAGGGCCCCGACGGCACCGAGCTCACGCCCCCGCAGGCGAACTGCGCCCAGGCGCTCGATCCGTCGATCGCGTCGACCCTCGCCTACGCGATGCTCGGGCCGATCGAGAGCGGCACGGCGACCGCCTCGGATCCGGATGACGGCATCACCCACATCGGCAAGACCGGCACCACCGACAACGAGAAGGACACCTGGATGGTGGGCGCCTCCACGGCCGCCGCCACCGCGGTCTGGGTGGGCAACGTCAACGGCAATGTGTCGATGACGGAGGTCGATCCGAACGGTTATGCGGGCAGCACGGTGCGGCATCGCATCTGGCGCTCGGTGATGACCGCGAACGACGACGTGCTCGGCGGCGGCGACTTCCCCGATCCCGATCGGGCGCTGGTGAACGGCTCGTCGTCGCGCTTCGACGACGACGATTCGGAATCCGATTCCGACTCCACGCCGACCCCCACGGCGCCGCCGACCTCGACTCCGAACGCCCCGGTGCCGCCGGTCGTGCCCGTCGACCCGGCGCCGCCGGTCGACCCCGGCCCCACTCCCCCGTCGACCCCGGCGGCCGACCCCGCGGAATGA
- a CDS encoding aminotransferase class III-fold pyridoxal phosphate-dependent enzyme, translated as MVISADTFSVPQARKLVTELPGPKSRELHERRRKTVSRGAGTLADIYMDHGSGAILVDVDGNQIIDLGCGIGVTTIGHAHPDVAKAAAEQAGKLTHTLFTVTPYENYLKVAEKLAEITPSDFEKRSILVNSGAEAVENAVKIARKYTGRRVIATLDHAFHGRTNLTMAMTYRPWPERAGMGPMPGDIYSVPISYPFRDPDGMTGEEAAERTIDYITTHIGATELAALFVEPIQGDGGIVIPAPGFFKRLSEFCTENGIVFVADEIQAGIARSGAWYSIEHHGVVPDLVTSAKGIAGGFPLAAVTGRAEIMDSVQPGGIGGTFGGNPVSTAAALAVFDLIERENLIAEAQRVERAFFARIGDWASKYSVVGEVRGKGAMFGVELVHPGTKKPNPEALTAVIKHATSNGVIVLDAGSWDSVLRFLPSVVISEELIDDAATVIEQKLAELSA; from the coding sequence ATGGTCATTTCTGCCGACACCTTCTCCGTTCCGCAAGCGCGCAAGCTCGTCACCGAACTGCCCGGGCCGAAGTCGCGGGAGCTGCACGAGCGTCGCCGCAAGACCGTCTCCCGGGGCGCCGGCACGCTCGCCGACATCTACATGGACCACGGATCAGGCGCCATCCTCGTCGACGTCGACGGCAACCAGATCATCGACCTCGGCTGCGGCATCGGGGTCACCACGATCGGTCACGCGCATCCGGATGTCGCCAAAGCCGCCGCCGAGCAGGCCGGCAAGCTCACCCACACCCTGTTCACGGTCACGCCCTACGAGAACTACCTCAAGGTCGCCGAGAAGCTCGCCGAGATCACGCCCAGCGACTTCGAGAAGCGCTCGATTCTCGTGAACTCCGGTGCTGAGGCCGTCGAGAACGCGGTGAAGATCGCCCGCAAATATACGGGCCGCCGTGTCATCGCCACGCTCGACCACGCCTTCCACGGCCGCACCAACCTCACCATGGCCATGACCTACCGCCCGTGGCCCGAGCGCGCGGGCATGGGCCCGATGCCGGGCGACATCTACAGTGTGCCGATCAGCTATCCCTTCCGCGACCCGGATGGCATGACGGGCGAAGAGGCCGCCGAACGCACCATCGACTACATCACCACCCACATCGGCGCCACCGAACTGGCGGCGCTCTTCGTCGAGCCGATCCAGGGCGACGGAGGAATCGTCATCCCGGCCCCCGGCTTCTTCAAGCGCCTGAGCGAGTTCTGCACCGAGAACGGGATCGTTTTCGTGGCCGACGAGATCCAGGCGGGCATCGCGCGCTCGGGCGCCTGGTATTCGATCGAGCACCACGGCGTCGTGCCCGACCTCGTCACCAGCGCCAAAGGTATCGCCGGCGGCTTCCCGCTCGCCGCCGTCACCGGCCGCGCCGAGATCATGGACTCCGTGCAGCCCGGCGGCATCGGCGGCACCTTCGGTGGCAACCCGGTCTCGACGGCGGCAGCGCTCGCCGTCTTCGACCTGATCGAGCGCGAGAACTTGATCGCCGAGGCGCAGCGCGTCGAACGCGCCTTCTTCGCCCGCATCGGTGACTGGGCGTCGAAGTACTCCGTGGTGGGCGAGGTTCGCGGAAAGGGCGCGATGTTCGGGGTCGAGCTCGTGCATCCGGGCACCAAGAAGCCCAACCCCGAGGCGCTCACGGCAGTCATCAAGCACGCCACCTCGAACGGCGTCATCGTGCTCGATGCCGGCAGCTGGGACAGCGTGCTCCGCTTCCTCCCGAGCGTCGTCATCAGCGAGGAGCTGATCGACGATGCCGCCACGGTCATCGAGCAGAAGCTGGCCGAGCTCTCCGCCTGA
- a CDS encoding DNA-3-methyladenine glycosylase I: protein MTDPASPDPHDGTCSWATGSPAMRAYHDAEWGVPSRDDRHLFEMLTLEGAQAGLSWSTILNRRAGYARAFRDFDVEAVAAMTDDELEALMLDEGIIRNRLKIFGTRKNALALIRVQGEFGSFADYLWGWVGGEPIVNHPKGLGDLPPTTELSDRLSKDLKKRGFTFVGSTIVYAYLEATGVVDDHVDSCPAKRR, encoded by the coding sequence ATGACCGATCCCGCCTCACCCGACCCGCACGACGGCACCTGCTCCTGGGCCACCGGGTCCCCCGCGATGCGCGCCTACCACGACGCCGAATGGGGCGTGCCGAGTCGCGACGACAGGCACCTCTTCGAGATGCTGACGCTCGAAGGCGCGCAGGCGGGGCTGTCGTGGTCGACCATCCTGAACCGTCGAGCGGGTTACGCGAGAGCCTTCCGCGACTTCGATGTCGAGGCGGTCGCGGCGATGACCGACGACGAGCTGGAGGCGCTCATGCTCGATGAGGGCATCATCCGCAATCGTCTGAAGATCTTCGGCACCCGCAAGAACGCGCTCGCCCTCATCCGCGTGCAGGGAGAGTTCGGCAGCTTCGCCGACTACCTGTGGGGCTGGGTCGGCGGCGAACCGATCGTCAACCATCCGAAGGGTCTGGGCGACCTCCCGCCCACCACCGAACTCTCCGACCGCCTGAGCAAAGACCTGAAGAAGCGCGGCTTCACTTTCGTCGGCTCCACGATCGTGTACGCCTATCTCGAGGCCACCGGCGTCGTCGACGACCACGTCGACAGCTGTCCTGCGAAACGGCGGTGA